The Luteolibacter arcticus genome includes a window with the following:
- a CDS encoding transglutaminase domain-containing protein produces MRFLLPLLGLAAAALGAPTDDFIAAAKAKHGEAGERAAKFLTEHMPRKDHETLSAEFLTTNLDLAFQARNEFPWAKQIPEDIFLNDVLPYAVFDETREAWRQDFLEKARPLVKDAKTATDAVQALNREFFKIINVHYNTGRKAPNQSPSESIAINKATCTGLSIILVDACRAVGIPARAAGTPLWANDRGNHTWVEVWAGGWHFTGADEYDKDGLDRGWFVNDAAQAKADEPKYAIYATSWKKDGPAFPMVWAEGSKDVAAVNVTSRYAKAPVPSPAPLAKLGVRLFQKKGGERLAVPLLVLDENGKKLGEAVTKAGTTDLNDMPRFELKPGAKGWLRFTKDGELRELAYGPLDKGDPTMDAAWDDLAPVPCAVSTVEYWISSPRKAEDLPGDLSKADAARVTRMLAADRTTALAGERKDELEKKSITVGDKSLRWLEKTFGEAPADGRSLWISMHGGGNAPPRVNDQQWQNQIKLYEPEEGIYVAPRAPTDTWNLWHEGHIDPMFQRLIEDHVALRGVNPNKVYLMGYSAGGDGVWQLAPRMADRFAAAAMMAGHPNEASLLGLRNLPFAIFMGGADAAYDRNKIAATKTADLDQLAKDDPGGYIHMSRIYEGLPHWMNRKDAEAVPWMATFTRNPWPKKIVWLQDDITHDRFYWLKIPDLAAAKPGQKITATVDGQTIRLDGDVPAKTELRLSDELLDLDQPVTMTVNGKQVHEGKVPRTAAAIRTTLAERLDPAAAAGAVLVLP; encoded by the coding sequence ATGCGATTTCTCCTTCCCCTGCTTGGTTTGGCCGCTGCGGCGCTTGGCGCGCCCACCGATGACTTCATCGCCGCCGCCAAGGCGAAGCACGGCGAAGCCGGCGAGCGGGCGGCAAAGTTCCTGACCGAGCACATGCCGCGGAAGGACCATGAGACCCTTTCGGCGGAATTTCTCACCACCAATCTCGACCTGGCCTTCCAAGCCCGGAACGAGTTCCCGTGGGCGAAGCAGATCCCGGAGGACATCTTCCTCAATGATGTGCTGCCCTACGCGGTCTTCGATGAAACGCGCGAGGCATGGCGGCAGGACTTTTTGGAAAAGGCGCGGCCGCTGGTGAAGGACGCGAAGACCGCCACCGACGCCGTGCAGGCGCTGAACCGCGAGTTCTTCAAGATCATCAATGTCCACTACAACACCGGCCGCAAGGCGCCGAACCAGAGCCCCAGCGAATCGATCGCCATCAACAAGGCGACCTGCACCGGGCTCTCCATCATCCTCGTCGATGCCTGTCGCGCGGTCGGCATCCCGGCCCGCGCCGCCGGCACCCCGCTGTGGGCGAACGACCGCGGCAATCACACCTGGGTGGAAGTCTGGGCCGGCGGCTGGCATTTCACCGGGGCCGATGAGTACGACAAGGACGGCCTCGACCGCGGGTGGTTCGTGAACGACGCCGCGCAGGCGAAGGCGGACGAACCGAAGTATGCGATCTATGCGACGTCGTGGAAGAAGGACGGCCCCGCCTTCCCGATGGTCTGGGCAGAAGGAAGCAAGGACGTGGCCGCGGTGAATGTGACCTCGCGCTACGCGAAGGCACCGGTCCCCAGTCCTGCTCCGCTGGCAAAGCTCGGCGTGCGGCTTTTCCAAAAGAAGGGCGGCGAACGACTCGCGGTCCCGCTCCTGGTGCTCGATGAAAACGGCAAGAAGCTCGGTGAAGCGGTGACCAAGGCCGGCACGACGGATCTCAACGACATGCCACGCTTCGAGCTGAAGCCCGGTGCGAAGGGCTGGCTGCGATTCACCAAGGACGGCGAGCTGCGGGAGTTGGCCTACGGTCCGCTGGATAAAGGCGACCCGACGATGGACGCGGCATGGGACGATCTCGCGCCGGTGCCCTGCGCCGTCTCGACGGTGGAGTATTGGATTTCCTCACCGCGGAAGGCGGAGGATCTGCCAGGTGACCTGAGCAAGGCCGACGCCGCGCGTGTGACCCGCATGCTGGCCGCCGATCGCACGACCGCCCTCGCCGGGGAGCGCAAGGATGAGCTGGAAAAGAAGTCGATCACCGTGGGCGACAAGTCGCTGCGCTGGCTGGAAAAGACCTTCGGCGAAGCCCCCGCCGACGGCCGCAGCCTGTGGATCTCGATGCACGGCGGCGGCAATGCCCCGCCGCGGGTCAATGACCAGCAGTGGCAAAACCAGATCAAGCTCTACGAACCTGAGGAAGGCATCTACGTCGCCCCGCGCGCGCCGACCGATACGTGGAACCTGTGGCACGAAGGCCACATCGACCCGATGTTCCAGCGGCTGATCGAGGACCACGTGGCCTTGCGCGGCGTGAATCCCAACAAGGTCTATCTGATGGGCTACTCGGCCGGCGGCGATGGCGTCTGGCAGCTCGCACCGCGGATGGCAGACCGCTTTGCCGCCGCCGCGATGATGGCGGGCCACCCGAACGAGGCCTCGCTGCTCGGCCTGCGCAACCTCCCCTTCGCGATCTTCATGGGCGGCGCCGATGCCGCCTACGACCGCAACAAGATCGCGGCCACCAAGACCGCCGATCTCGACCAACTGGCGAAGGACGATCCCGGCGGCTACATCCACATGTCCCGGATCTACGAGGGCCTGCCGCACTGGATGAACCGCAAGGACGCCGAGGCGGTGCCGTGGATGGCGACCTTCACCCGCAATCCGTGGCCGAAGAAAATCGTGTGGCTCCAGGACGACATCACCCACGACCGCTTCTACTGGCTAAAGATCCCCGACCTGGCCGCGGCGAAACCCGGCCAAAAGATCACCGCGACCGTGGACGGCCAGACCATCCGCCTCGATGGCGACGTGCCCGCGAAGACCGAGCTGCGGCTTTCCGATGAACTGCTCGACCTCGACCAGCCGGTGACCATGACCGTGAACGGCAAGCAGGTCCACGAAGGGAAGGTCCCACGCACGGCCGCCGCCATCCGCACCACGCTGGCCGAGCGGCTTGACCCCGCGGCGGCGGCAGGTGCCGTGCTCGTGCTGCCATGA
- a CDS encoding P-II family nitrogen regulator, translating to MKKIEAIIKPFKLEEVKEALAEVGVQGMTVTEVKGFGRQKGHTEIYRGSEYTVDFLPKVKIEIVVDDAQAGGVAEAIVKSANTGKIGDGKVFISTIEEAIRIRTGETGSSAVAVN from the coding sequence ATGAAGAAAATCGAAGCGATCATCAAACCGTTCAAGTTGGAGGAAGTGAAAGAGGCCCTTGCCGAAGTCGGTGTGCAGGGCATGACCGTGACTGAAGTTAAGGGTTTCGGCCGTCAAAAAGGCCACACGGAAATCTATCGCGGCTCCGAGTACACCGTGGATTTCCTCCCAAAAGTGAAGATCGAGATCGTGGTGGACGACGCGCAGGCCGGCGGCGTGGCCGAGGCCATCGTCAAGAGCGCGAACACCGGGAAGATTGGTGACGGCAAGGTCTTCATCTCGACGATCGAAGAAGCGATCCGCATCCGCACCGGCGAGACCGGTTCGTCCGCGGTCGCTGTGAACTAA
- a CDS encoding acyltransferase family protein encodes MPVIPWQRRRALSAPRNTQLDGWRAFAVLGVIWLHWTPREWRGALPFEIGLYFFLILTGFLTTRVLLRDRDAGEKLRKPWKRMAFRHFLKRRAVRLLLPCYAAMLLGWLCGSPDLSAHPLIYLTHVANIHMAFSPSWPPGTAHYWTLAIQIQFFLLWPLVILYLPRKALLPALIAFTLLAPLTRWAALNYFPQVYHAGALSTSAADYLGMGSLLALAMERGMPAGDRRLRLAAWLAFAGYLVLYVFDESGHPVTGLRHVQQTLLSMAFVGLISATLRGFSGALAKTLEHPVAQHIGRISYGLYLFHTIVPLAVGKLIPWLWWTEGHDQTMLSLRILVFALGSWGIAYACWRYLEQPLDRFRQHARPA; translated from the coding sequence ATGCCGGTCATCCCATGGCAGCGTCGCCGCGCCTTGTCCGCCCCGCGAAACACCCAACTGGATGGCTGGCGCGCCTTCGCCGTGCTGGGCGTGATCTGGCTGCACTGGACGCCGCGAGAGTGGCGCGGCGCCCTGCCCTTTGAGATCGGACTGTATTTCTTCCTGATTCTCACCGGCTTCCTGACCACGCGGGTGCTGCTGCGCGACCGTGATGCGGGCGAAAAGCTGCGCAAGCCCTGGAAGAGAATGGCCTTTCGACACTTCCTCAAGCGCCGGGCGGTCCGCCTGCTGCTGCCCTGCTATGCGGCAATGCTTCTCGGATGGCTCTGTGGTTCACCGGACTTAAGCGCTCATCCCCTCATTTACCTCACGCACGTGGCGAATATCCACATGGCCTTCTCGCCGAGTTGGCCTCCCGGCACTGCGCACTACTGGACCCTTGCGATCCAGATCCAGTTCTTCCTGCTCTGGCCGCTGGTAATCCTCTACCTGCCTAGGAAAGCGCTGTTGCCTGCCTTGATCGCTTTCACTTTGTTGGCTCCGCTTACCCGCTGGGCGGCTCTCAATTATTTCCCACAGGTTTATCACGCCGGGGCCCTGTCTACCTCGGCGGCGGATTACTTGGGGATGGGCTCACTGCTGGCGCTGGCCATGGAACGTGGGATGCCGGCCGGTGACCGCAGGCTGCGCCTCGCCGCTTGGCTGGCCTTCGCCGGTTATCTCGTCCTGTATGTCTTCGATGAATCCGGCCATCCGGTTACCGGTCTGCGGCACGTCCAGCAGACTCTGCTCTCGATGGCTTTCGTCGGGTTGATCTCGGCGACGTTGCGCGGCTTCTCCGGTGCGTTGGCAAAGACGCTGGAGCATCCCGTGGCGCAGCACATCGGGCGGATCAGCTACGGGCTCTATCTCTTCCACACGATAGTGCCGCTGGCTGTCGGCAAGCTGATCCCTTGGCTGTGGTGGACGGAGGGCCACGATCAGACGATGCTGTCGCTGCGTATCCTCGTCTTCGCCCTCGGCTCTTGGGGGATCGCCTATGCCTGCTGGCGCTACCTCGAGCAGCCTTTGGACCGATTCCGCCAGCACGCCCGTCCGGCTTAG
- the tdh gene encoding L-threonine 3-dehydrogenase — protein sequence MKALVKAIAGPGLEMMDVPMPEVGPMDVLIKIKKTSICGTDVHIWKWDAWAQRTIPVPMHVGHEFCGVVESVGSGVTDIVPGELVSGEGHIVCGRCRNCLAGRRHLCPETLGVGVNRPGAFAEYLSIPYRNVYKVDPSIPEEVISCFDPLGNAVHTALSWDLVAEDVLITGAGPIGCMAAAVCRFAGARHVVVTDVNPWRLELAKKLGATRTVNVAEESLSDAMKSLGMKEGFDVALEMSGHPSGLTDILNHTSNGAKVSLLGIFPDKVAIDWDKVIFKGLVLKGIYGREMFETWYKMSSMIRAGLDISPIITHRFPIADFKKGFETMMSGQSGKVVLDWE from the coding sequence ATGAAAGCGCTCGTCAAAGCCATCGCCGGTCCCGGCCTCGAAATGATGGACGTCCCAATGCCCGAAGTGGGCCCCATGGACGTGCTCATCAAGATCAAGAAGACCTCCATCTGCGGCACCGATGTGCACATCTGGAAGTGGGATGCCTGGGCGCAGCGCACCATCCCGGTGCCGATGCATGTCGGCCACGAATTCTGCGGCGTGGTCGAGTCGGTGGGCTCCGGCGTCACCGACATCGTCCCCGGCGAACTCGTCTCCGGCGAAGGCCACATCGTCTGCGGCCGCTGCCGCAACTGCCTCGCCGGCCGACGCCACCTGTGCCCGGAAACGCTCGGCGTGGGTGTGAACCGGCCGGGAGCCTTCGCGGAGTATCTTTCGATTCCTTACCGCAACGTTTACAAGGTCGACCCCTCGATTCCGGAGGAGGTCATCTCCTGCTTCGACCCGCTCGGCAATGCCGTCCACACCGCGCTGTCGTGGGACCTCGTCGCGGAAGACGTGCTCATCACCGGCGCCGGCCCGATCGGCTGCATGGCCGCCGCCGTCTGTCGCTTCGCCGGGGCTCGCCATGTGGTGGTCACCGACGTGAACCCATGGCGCCTGGAACTCGCGAAAAAGCTCGGTGCCACCCGCACCGTGAATGTCGCCGAAGAGTCGCTTTCGGACGCGATGAAGTCGCTCGGCATGAAGGAAGGCTTCGATGTCGCACTGGAAATGTCGGGCCATCCGTCCGGCCTGACCGACATCCTCAATCACACCTCGAACGGCGCGAAGGTTTCGCTGCTCGGCATCTTCCCTGACAAGGTCGCGATCGACTGGGACAAGGTGATCTTCAAGGGCCTCGTCCTGAAGGGCATCTACGGCCGCGAGATGTTCGAGACGTGGTACAAGATGAGCAGCATGATCCGCGCGGGCCTCGATATCTCGCCGATCATCACGCACCGCTTCCCAATCGCGGATTTCAA